The proteins below are encoded in one region of Roseovarius bejariae:
- a CDS encoding glycosyltransferase family 61 protein encodes MADPQGPPPDAQVETLRDATVVPMAEGRDQACGVLRADGSFCDISATRLSAGRITGTPAAPDSTTPLPGRHLYAGLGRHHFGHFLVETITRLWALDAQAKDCDGIVVIPKHGIDFNAVMRRRLGAFLDLLSGGLPVHIATTPLTVETLHVPTQGIGHMSWLTATPEFRHYVRQRLTAQITPKGPEKLYISRTGLKDAAQAMDQEARVETVMKNAGYTIFHPQNHSLPVQCSRYMAAKQIVGPDGSAFHLAPFVLQKGTRVGLIQRRHRQDVFDALTAQIRAFCEAELVTFNPLLPPDNPARPDTPQMFFPWLKRGLRRSGFL; translated from the coding sequence ATGGCTGACCCCCAAGGCCCCCCGCCCGACGCACAAGTCGAAACCCTGCGCGATGCCACCGTGGTGCCCATGGCCGAAGGCCGGGATCAGGCCTGCGGCGTCCTGCGCGCCGATGGCAGCTTCTGCGACATCTCCGCAACCCGCCTCTCGGCGGGCCGGATCACCGGCACGCCCGCCGCGCCGGATAGCACCACGCCCTTACCGGGCCGCCACCTCTATGCCGGGCTTGGGCGGCACCACTTCGGTCATTTCCTCGTGGAAACCATCACCCGCCTCTGGGCACTCGACGCACAAGCCAAGGATTGCGACGGCATCGTCGTGATCCCCAAGCACGGCATCGATTTCAACGCCGTCATGCGCCGCCGCCTCGGGGCCTTCCTGGATCTGCTGTCGGGCGGCCTGCCCGTGCATATCGCCACAACGCCTCTCACGGTCGAAACCCTGCATGTCCCGACACAGGGCATCGGGCATATGTCATGGCTCACCGCCACACCCGAGTTCCGCCACTATGTCCGCCAACGGCTGACCGCACAGATCACGCCGAAAGGTCCCGAGAAACTTTATATCTCGCGTACGGGCCTCAAGGATGCGGCACAGGCCATGGATCAGGAGGCCCGCGTCGAAACAGTGATGAAAAACGCTGGCTACACCATTTTCCACCCGCAAAATCACTCGCTCCCTGTGCAATGCAGCCGCTACATGGCCGCCAAACAGATCGTCGGCCCCGACGGCTCGGCCTTCCATCTCGCGCCTTTCGTATTGCAAAAGGGCACCCGCGTCGGCCTGATCCAACGCCGCCACCGGCAGGATGTCTTCGACGCCCTCACCGCGCAAATCCGCGCCTTCTGCGAGGCCGAGCTTGTCACCTTCAACCCGCTCTTGCCACCGGACAACCCCGCGCGCCCCGATACACCACAGATGTTTTTCCCATGGCTCAAACGGGGGCTGAGGCGCTCAGGCTTCCTTTGA
- a CDS encoding DMT family transporter: MNAAARGHLAMLCFSGLIAGSFALGSLASPYIGSTAMNAVRFALAAVLLGIVAQARVGLTGAQFRAPWRFVILGGLMGFYFVTMFEGLKTAPPVSLSAVFTLMPVVAGGFGYILMRQVMTRRMALALSFGGLGALWVIFRADLNALVAFEVGRGVAIYFMGCVAHALYAPLVPRLNRGESPIAFSFGALVAATGMILVAGWGEIRATDWAALPPIVWITVVYTAAMATALTFVLLQYATLRLPSAKVMAYTYLTPVWVICWLVALGEGLPPLKLLPGVALILVALALLLKDEHGSKEA, from the coding sequence ATGAATGCCGCGGCACGGGGCCATTTGGCCATGCTGTGTTTTTCGGGGTTGATCGCGGGGTCTTTCGCGCTGGGATCGTTGGCCAGCCCCTATATCGGCTCGACCGCGATGAACGCGGTGCGTTTCGCGCTGGCCGCCGTGCTTTTGGGCATCGTGGCGCAGGCGCGTGTCGGATTGACGGGGGCGCAGTTTCGCGCGCCGTGGCGCTTCGTGATCCTTGGCGGGCTGATGGGATTCTATTTCGTCACGATGTTCGAAGGGTTGAAGACCGCGCCCCCCGTCAGCCTTTCGGCGGTCTTTACCCTCATGCCCGTGGTGGCCGGAGGCTTTGGGTATATCCTGATGCGGCAGGTGATGACCCGGCGCATGGCGCTGGCCCTGAGTTTCGGCGGGTTGGGGGCGCTTTGGGTGATCTTTCGTGCGGACCTGAACGCGCTGGTGGCCTTCGAGGTGGGCCGCGGGGTGGCGATTTATTTCATGGGCTGTGTCGCACATGCGCTATATGCGCCCCTGGTACCGCGCCTCAACCGTGGCGAAAGCCCGATTGCCTTTTCCTTCGGGGCGCTGGTGGCGGCGACGGGGATGATCCTCGTGGCCGGCTGGGGCGAGATCCGGGCGACCGATTGGGCGGCATTGCCGCCGATCGTCTGGATCACCGTTGTCTACACGGCGGCGATGGCGACGGCGTTGACATTTGTTCTGTTGCAATATGCCACGTTGCGTCTGCCGAGTGCGAAGGTCATGGCCTATACCTATCTTACGCCGGTTTGGGTGATCTGCTGGCTGGTGGCGCTGGGCGAGGGGTTGCCGCCGCTGAAGCTGTTGCCGGGGGTGGCCTTGATCCTTGTGGCCCTGGCGCTGTTGCTCAAGGACGAGCACGGATCAAAGGAAGCCTGA
- a CDS encoding LysR family transcriptional regulator produces MDNWDEIRTAYNVARVGTVSGAAEVLGVHHATVIRHIDALEERLGVKLFQRHARGYTPTEAGEDLMRVAQATDDQFAQLSGRIKGRGNDVSGELVVTSLGSVSHLLVPVLTEFQQAHPEIVVRYLTGDRLFRLEYGEAHVAVRAGSAPDQPDNVVQPFMTQDFTLYASDAYIERYGLPKGEEDLKDHWFVGADDIASRAPFFRWMHETIPLGQITFRSGDIHAQRRAIQEGAGLGFMSRLHAREIGGLTEVVPPREEWSSRLWLVTHMDLHRTSKVQAFLSFLKTHAAGWAEV; encoded by the coding sequence ATGGACAATTGGGATGAAATCCGCACGGCCTATAACGTGGCGCGGGTGGGCACGGTCAGCGGCGCGGCGGAGGTTCTGGGCGTCCACCATGCCACGGTGATCCGTCATATCGACGCCTTGGAAGAGCGGCTTGGCGTGAAGCTGTTTCAGCGGCACGCGCGGGGCTACACCCCGACAGAGGCGGGCGAGGACCTGATGCGCGTGGCGCAGGCCACCGATGATCAGTTCGCGCAGCTTTCCGGCCGGATCAAGGGGCGGGGGAACGACGTGTCGGGGGAATTGGTGGTCACCTCGCTGGGAAGTGTGAGCCACCTTCTTGTGCCGGTGCTGACCGAGTTTCAGCAGGCCCACCCGGAGATCGTGGTGCGTTACCTGACGGGGGACAGGCTGTTCCGTCTTGAGTACGGCGAGGCGCATGTGGCGGTGCGGGCGGGCTCGGCCCCGGATCAGCCCGACAACGTGGTACAGCCCTTCATGACGCAGGATTTCACCCTTTACGCCAGCGATGCCTATATCGAGCGGTATGGCCTGCCCAAGGGCGAAGAGGACCTGAAGGACCATTGGTTCGTGGGGGCCGACGATATTGCCTCGAGGGCACCGTTTTTCCGGTGGATGCACGAGACCATCCCGCTTGGGCAAATCACCTTTCGCAGCGGGGATATTCACGCGCAGCGCCGCGCCATTCAGGAGGGTGCGGGCCTTGGGTTCATGTCGCGCCTGCATGCACGGGAGATTGGCGGGCTGACCGAGGTTGTGCCGCCGCGCGAGGAATGGTCGTCGCGCCTGTGGCTTGTCACCCATATGGATTTGCACCGCACCAGCAAGGTGCAGGCCTTCCTGTCGTTCCTGAAGACGCATGCGGCGGGCTGGGCCGAGGTATGA
- a CDS encoding FMN-dependent NADH-azoreductase, which yields MTTLLRIDSSARTQGSVTRDLTARIAKAHDGAQVIHRDLAETPVPQITENWVTANFTPADDRTDAQVEILALSDDLLAELEAADTIVIGLPVYNFAPPAALKAWVDNVARVGRSFRYTAEGPEGLLTGKRAILAMASGGTAEGSEIDFASTYMRHILGFIGITDVTVVAADQMALDADASLEKASKQIESLQAAA from the coding sequence ATGACAACCCTGCTCCGCATTGACAGCTCCGCCCGTACCCAAGGCTCCGTTACCCGTGACCTGACCGCCCGCATCGCCAAGGCGCATGACGGCGCGCAGGTCATTCACCGCGACCTGGCCGAAACCCCGGTTCCGCAAATCACCGAAAACTGGGTCACCGCCAATTTCACCCCCGCCGATGACCGCACCGATGCACAGGTCGAAATCCTCGCTTTGTCCGATGACCTGCTGGCCGAGCTTGAAGCCGCCGACACCATCGTCATCGGGCTGCCGGTCTATAATTTCGCACCACCCGCCGCACTCAAGGCCTGGGTGGATAACGTGGCGCGTGTCGGCCGCAGCTTCCGCTACACCGCCGAAGGCCCCGAGGGCCTGCTGACCGGCAAACGCGCGATCCTCGCCATGGCCTCGGGCGGCACCGCCGAAGGTTCCGAGATCGACTTCGCCTCGACCTACATGCGCCATATCCTCGGCTTTATCGGCATCACCGATGTCACCGTTGTCGCCGCCGACCAGATGGCCCTCGACGCCGACGCCAGCCTTGAGAAGGCCTCGAAACAAATCGAAAGCCTGCAAGCCGCCGCTTGA